A stretch of the Porifericola rhodea genome encodes the following:
- a CDS encoding ABC-F family ATP-binding cassette domain-containing protein — protein MITASNVSLQYGKRVLFDEVNIKFTQGNCYGIIGANGAGKSTFLKILSGEVSPTRGNVSIDSGKRMAVLKQNHFEFDEEQVLNTVMMGHSTLWKIMKEKNDLYAKPDFSDEDGIRAAELEEKFAEMDGWNAESDAAALLSGLGIVESDHYKLMKELNGTQKVRVLLAQALFGNPDILILDEPTNDLDIQTVSWLEDFLLDFKNTVIVVSHDRHFLDTVCTHIADIDFSQIQLYTGNYSFWYESSQLALSQRNSANKKAEEKKKELQEFIARFSANASKSKQATSRRKLLDKINVEEIKPSSRKYPAIIFNQKREAGDQILLIEGLSKSLDGKVLFKDVDIRVNKGDKIAILSKDSLAITSFFEILAGNAQADSGEYKFGQTITTSYLPNENAEFFNTDLNLIDWLRQYAEGEKDEVYIRGFLGKMLFTGEETFKKANVLSGGEKVRCMVSRMMLAEGNVLMLDEPTNHLDLESITAFNNALKDFPGTVLFTSHDHEFTQTIANRIIEITPNGIIDKLMTFDDYMEDEVIAAQREALYKNVVSV, from the coding sequence ATGATCACAGCCAGTAATGTCTCCCTGCAATACGGGAAAAGAGTTTTATTTGACGAAGTTAATATCAAGTTTACCCAGGGTAATTGCTATGGCATTATAGGTGCCAATGGAGCGGGTAAATCTACTTTTTTAAAAATCCTTTCAGGAGAAGTAAGCCCAACCCGGGGTAACGTAAGTATAGATAGCGGTAAGCGTATGGCCGTTCTTAAGCAGAACCATTTTGAGTTTGACGAAGAGCAGGTACTCAATACTGTAATGATGGGCCATAGTACGCTATGGAAAATCATGAAAGAAAAAAATGATTTATACGCTAAGCCAGATTTTTCAGATGAGGATGGAATTCGTGCAGCCGAATTAGAAGAAAAATTTGCTGAAATGGATGGCTGGAATGCTGAATCTGATGCTGCTGCTCTATTAAGTGGTCTTGGTATTGTAGAGTCTGATCATTACAAACTAATGAAAGAGCTTAATGGTACGCAGAAGGTGCGTGTCTTGTTAGCTCAGGCACTGTTTGGCAATCCTGATATTCTTATACTGGATGAGCCTACCAATGACCTTGACATTCAGACAGTTTCATGGCTGGAAGATTTTCTCCTAGATTTTAAGAATACGGTAATTGTTGTGTCTCACGACCGTCACTTTCTGGATACAGTTTGTACACACATTGCCGATATAGATTTTAGCCAGATACAGTTATATACCGGTAACTACTCTTTTTGGTACGAGTCTAGTCAGTTGGCCTTGAGCCAGCGCAATTCTGCCAACAAAAAGGCTGAAGAAAAGAAAAAAGAATTGCAGGAGTTTATCGCGCGTTTTAGTGCCAATGCCTCCAAGTCTAAGCAGGCTACCAGCCGTAGAAAGCTGTTAGACAAAATTAATGTGGAAGAAATAAAGCCTTCTTCCCGTAAATATCCGGCCATTATCTTTAACCAGAAACGTGAAGCCGGAGATCAGATTCTACTCATAGAAGGTCTTAGCAAATCTTTAGATGGCAAAGTACTTTTTAAAGATGTTGATATTAGAGTGAATAAGGGTGACAAGATCGCGATCCTGAGCAAGGATAGTTTAGCTATTACCTCTTTCTTTGAAATACTGGCTGGTAATGCACAGGCAGATAGCGGAGAGTATAAATTTGGGCAAACCATTACTACCTCTTATTTACCTAACGAAAACGCTGAGTTTTTCAACACCGATCTTAACCTGATTGATTGGCTTAGACAGTACGCTGAAGGAGAGAAGGACGAAGTTTACATTCGTGGGTTCTTAGGTAAAATGTTATTTACTGGCGAGGAGACGTTTAAGAAAGCAAACGTACTTTCAGGAGGAGAAAAAGTGCGTTGTATGGTATCCCGTATGATGCTGGCTGAAGGTAATGTATTAATGCTGGACGAGCCTACCAACCACCTTGACCTGGAGTCTATTACAGCCTTTAATAATGCTCTTAAGGACTTCCCGGGTACAGTGCTCTTTACTTCGCACGACCATGAGTTTACGCAGACTATCGCAAATCGTATTATTGAGATTACTCCTAACGGTATTATCGATAAGCTGATGACCTTTGATGATTATATGGAGGATGAGGTAATAGCAGCACAGCGTGAAGCGCTTTACAAAAATGTAGTGAGCGTATAA
- a CDS encoding MATE family efflux transporter, translating into MNFFVKQSERDTLFSLLKLSGPIVLANILQTAYQLIDTFWLGRLGANAVAAVSLSFPVLFLVISLGIGLTIGGSIMVSQYKGMDNQRMIDYSSAQTVLVLFFTSFLLALVGYFTSEPLMRVIGAKDDVFEGAVDYFKVSSIGFIFLFLFFVFQSLMRGIGNVVVPTYVVFSTVVLNLFLDPLFIYGWWFIPPMGISGAAMASVITQALSAIMGILILSSGRYGIKLHWKDFNFNYRWFKELIRIGLPSSIEMSTRALGLTMLITLVTGFGSMVVASYGIGARILSFVIIPALGLSAATTTLVGQYIGANRINKAHEVGTLSSKVAFYSLTAIGALLFIFARPLTAFFVPGETQVINNGAMFIKVMAPSFGLLGIQMVINGVFNGAGFTLASLLVSILSLWIIRFPLAYLLSHNTMLSYDGIWWAFPISNIIAAAFAVLWFRRGDWKRRKRVSVNV; encoded by the coding sequence ATGAATTTTTTTGTAAAACAAAGCGAAAGAGATACCCTTTTTTCTTTATTAAAGCTCTCAGGCCCAATTGTACTGGCAAATATTTTACAAACCGCTTATCAGCTGATTGATACATTTTGGTTAGGCAGGCTAGGCGCTAATGCGGTAGCCGCTGTATCCTTAAGTTTTCCTGTACTGTTTTTAGTTATCTCACTAGGTATAGGCCTGACCATAGGTGGATCAATTATGGTATCTCAGTACAAAGGCATGGATAATCAACGTATGATTGATTACTCCAGCGCTCAAACTGTTCTGGTTCTTTTTTTTACCTCTTTTCTACTAGCGCTGGTAGGTTATTTTACCTCGGAGCCTTTAATGCGGGTAATCGGTGCTAAAGACGATGTGTTTGAAGGAGCTGTAGACTACTTTAAAGTATCATCTATTGGGTTCATCTTTCTATTTCTGTTTTTTGTATTTCAGTCATTAATGAGGGGCATTGGCAATGTGGTTGTGCCCACTTATGTGGTTTTTTCTACAGTAGTGCTCAACCTATTTCTGGATCCTCTATTTATTTATGGCTGGTGGTTTATACCTCCAATGGGAATATCCGGAGCTGCTATGGCCAGTGTTATTACACAGGCACTGTCTGCGATTATGGGCATATTAATTTTATCCAGCGGCAGGTATGGTATTAAACTACACTGGAAAGATTTCAACTTTAATTATCGCTGGTTCAAAGAATTAATACGGATAGGTTTACCCTCCAGTATTGAAATGTCTACCCGAGCGTTAGGCTTAACTATGCTTATTACTTTAGTTACTGGTTTTGGGAGTATGGTGGTTGCATCTTACGGGATTGGGGCACGCATCCTTAGTTTTGTTATTATTCCAGCATTAGGTTTATCCGCCGCTACCACCACCTTGGTAGGGCAATATATTGGTGCTAACCGTATTAATAAAGCCCATGAAGTGGGTACGTTAAGTTCAAAAGTGGCATTTTATAGCCTGACTGCTATAGGCGCATTACTTTTTATTTTTGCGCGTCCTCTTACAGCTTTTTTTGTTCCGGGCGAAACTCAGGTGATTAATAATGGAGCCATGTTTATCAAAGTCATGGCTCCCAGTTTTGGTCTGCTAGGTATTCAGATGGTTATCAATGGAGTATTTAATGGTGCAGGATTCACCTTGGCCTCTTTACTCGTATCCATTCTGTCATTGTGGATTATTCGTTTTCCACTGGCTTATTTGCTTTCTCACAACACCATGCTGTCTTATGATGGCATATGGTGGGCTTTTCCTATTTCTAATATTATAGCAGCTGCATTTGCTGTACTCTGGTTCAGAAGAGGAGACTGGAAAAGACGAAAAAGAGTATCGGTTAACGTATAG
- a CDS encoding 2-oxo acid dehydrogenase subunit E2, whose product MAKEIKMPQISEDAESGTIVEIMVSEGDTIEAEQSIIAVESDKASVEVPAESGGKIKEIKVSEGDDIDIGDVILILEEEGEESEDTEEPEEESDEPEAQAEEEDDDTEDSDSSDDEKEEADDDTKDEDEEDSDEDEEVNDEQGDKDDKASKPKKDGEVPAAPSVRRLARELNVDIYALKGSGPGKRITAEDVKSAADEESTPKKKKSKAEGESTALPDFTQWGEVERKKMSGIRKATAKSMGNAWRTVPHVTQFDKADISTLQGFMDQYEEKAAKAGAKLTVTAVLVKLSASALRAFPKFNASVDVENQEMIFKKYIHIGVAVDTENGLLVPVIRDADRKSVTTIALELSEVAQKAREGKLSADDMKGGNFTVSNLGGIGGTNFTPIVYHPQVAILGVSRNQVEPVYEDGEFKPKTMLPLSLSYDHRAIDGAEAARFLRWMCQVMEDPFVMLMEGGI is encoded by the coding sequence ATGGCAAAAGAAATTAAAATGCCCCAAATCTCTGAGGATGCCGAATCAGGTACCATTGTAGAGATAATGGTGAGCGAAGGGGATACCATTGAGGCTGAGCAGTCCATCATCGCTGTAGAAAGCGATAAAGCTTCGGTAGAAGTACCTGCTGAGTCTGGAGGAAAAATAAAAGAAATAAAAGTATCTGAAGGTGATGATATTGACATAGGAGACGTTATTCTGATTCTGGAAGAAGAGGGTGAAGAAAGCGAAGATACTGAAGAGCCTGAGGAAGAAAGTGATGAGCCAGAAGCACAGGCAGAAGAGGAGGATGATGATACCGAAGATTCTGATTCTTCTGATGATGAAAAAGAGGAGGCTGATGATGATACTAAGGATGAAGATGAAGAAGATAGCGATGAAGATGAGGAGGTTAATGACGAGCAAGGGGACAAAGACGATAAAGCGTCTAAACCCAAAAAAGATGGTGAAGTACCAGCTGCTCCTTCGGTGAGGCGCCTCGCAAGAGAACTTAATGTAGATATCTACGCTCTAAAAGGTAGTGGTCCTGGCAAACGTATTACTGCTGAAGATGTAAAATCTGCTGCAGATGAAGAATCTACTCCAAAGAAAAAGAAAAGCAAAGCAGAGGGTGAAAGCACCGCTTTACCAGACTTTACCCAATGGGGAGAAGTAGAGCGTAAAAAAATGAGCGGTATCCGTAAAGCTACTGCCAAAAGCATGGGTAATGCCTGGCGTACCGTACCACATGTAACTCAGTTTGACAAAGCTGATATCTCTACCCTACAGGGTTTTATGGATCAATATGAAGAGAAAGCTGCTAAAGCAGGAGCAAAACTAACTGTTACTGCTGTTCTGGTTAAGCTATCTGCCTCAGCACTTAGAGCTTTTCCTAAATTTAATGCAAGCGTAGATGTGGAAAATCAGGAGATGATTTTCAAAAAATACATTCATATTGGTGTGGCAGTGGATACAGAGAATGGTTTGCTGGTACCCGTTATCCGAGATGCAGACCGTAAATCAGTTACTACTATTGCTTTGGAACTTAGCGAAGTAGCTCAAAAAGCACGAGAAGGCAAACTTTCTGCTGACGATATGAAGGGAGGTAACTTTACTGTTTCTAATCTTGGCGGAATTGGAGGCACTAACTTTACACCTATCGTATACCACCCTCAGGTTGCTATTTTAGGCGTCTCTCGTAACCAGGTGGAGCCGGTATATGAGGATGGAGAATTTAAGCCAAAAACTATGCTTCCTTTGTCCTTATCATACGATCACCGTGCTATTGATGGAGCAGAAGCTGCCCGTTTTCTCCGTTGGATGTGTCAGGTAATGGAAGATCCTTTTGTCATGCTAATGGAAGGAGGTATATAA
- a CDS encoding DUF5684 domain-containing protein, whose translation MNDQVTDQLAVGMGVGVGILYLAFIVLMIVSIWKIFTKAGKPGWASIIPIYNLVVLLEIIGKPGWWIILYFIPLVNIVAAIWATNLLSKSFGNSEGFTIGLLFLPIVFYPVLAFGGASYQGPAGQEGIATAPAI comes from the coding sequence ATGAATGATCAAGTAACAGACCAATTAGCAGTAGGCATGGGTGTAGGCGTCGGTATTCTATATCTGGCGTTTATTGTGCTCATGATTGTATCCATTTGGAAAATTTTCACTAAAGCTGGTAAACCTGGCTGGGCATCCATTATTCCAATCTACAACCTTGTAGTATTGCTGGAAATAATAGGTAAACCAGGTTGGTGGATTATCCTATATTTTATACCTCTGGTAAATATAGTTGCAGCAATCTGGGCAACCAATCTTCTTTCTAAAAGCTTTGGTAATAGTGAAGGCTTTACCATTGGTTTATTGTTTCTACCTATAGTATTTTACCCTGTACTGGCCTTTGGAGGGGCTTCTTATCAGGGCCCTGCCGGACAAGAGGGAATAGCTACTGCCCCGGCAATATAA
- a CDS encoding OmpA family protein, producing MCRITYLLITLVIAATHNLSAQSTEVEYELVNLGKKVNSIYHDSAPVISPDGNTLYFTVSNHPQNTKGTDGSQDIWYSVKDSLSGEWSDAVHMDRPFNKNRYNQVMSVSLDGNRLLIRGGKGSDDLGFSISKKINGIWQKPEALDIPDFEDMCRGQFNGAFLSYDDKALILYFSERPKSKYSDLYISYHQGENQWSRPVLIKSLNTHMDEFGPFLAPDNKTLFFASNRGGGMGNMDVYETKRLDESWLKWSEPTNIGAPVNTSGFDAYYSTGINDTLVFTTRAFMSADGGHLDIFSLKRVIKEEPKIWLEGVVMHAESWEPIKANIRYKKEGEVLGVAKSSAESGEYKAKLPETAMYHLEVNAEGYFSLKDSVLISGNIQSDTVFYKELFLKPIEVGASVRLNNIFFDYNKASLRPESYPELDKVVEFLNENPKLEVEIAGHTDDRGSDDYNLTLSQGRAESVVKYLVDNWIEQERVKAQGYGESKPEVPNDSDENRQVNRRVEFTILKK from the coding sequence ATGTGTAGAATTACATATCTATTAATCACTTTGGTCATTGCTGCTACTCACAACCTTAGTGCTCAAAGCACAGAGGTTGAGTACGAACTGGTAAATCTGGGGAAAAAAGTAAATAGTATTTACCATGATTCTGCTCCGGTAATTAGCCCAGATGGTAACACACTATACTTTACAGTTTCTAACCACCCTCAAAATACCAAAGGTACTGATGGTAGTCAGGACATCTGGTATTCGGTAAAAGACAGCCTTAGTGGCGAATGGTCTGATGCTGTCCATATGGACAGGCCGTTCAACAAAAATCGTTACAATCAGGTGATGAGCGTGTCGCTTGATGGCAATCGTCTGCTCATCCGGGGAGGTAAAGGAAGCGATGATCTGGGTTTTTCTATCAGCAAAAAAATTAACGGTATCTGGCAAAAACCGGAAGCCTTAGATATTCCTGATTTTGAGGATATGTGCAGAGGACAATTTAACGGTGCATTTTTGTCATATGATGATAAGGCACTGATCTTATACTTTAGCGAACGCCCTAAAAGCAAATATAGCGATCTGTATATTTCCTATCATCAGGGGGAGAACCAATGGAGCCGCCCTGTGCTGATTAAAAGCTTGAATACTCATATGGACGAATTTGGTCCATTTCTGGCCCCGGATAATAAAACTTTATTCTTTGCCAGCAATAGAGGTGGCGGTATGGGTAATATGGATGTTTACGAAACCAAGCGCCTGGATGAAAGCTGGTTAAAATGGAGTGAGCCGACAAATATTGGAGCTCCGGTGAACACCAGTGGGTTTGATGCCTATTATTCAACAGGTATAAATGATACATTGGTATTTACAACTCGTGCTTTTATGTCTGCTGATGGTGGGCATTTAGATATCTTTTCTCTAAAACGTGTAATTAAAGAGGAACCTAAAATATGGCTGGAAGGTGTAGTCATGCACGCAGAAAGCTGGGAACCGATAAAAGCAAATATTCGCTATAAAAAAGAGGGTGAAGTGCTCGGGGTTGCAAAAAGTAGTGCGGAGAGTGGAGAGTACAAAGCTAAGCTGCCAGAAACCGCTATGTATCACCTTGAAGTTAACGCAGAAGGCTACTTTAGTTTAAAAGATAGTGTTTTAATAAGCGGTAACATACAGTCTGATACAGTATTTTACAAAGAGCTGTTTTTGAAACCCATAGAAGTTGGAGCCTCAGTGAGGCTTAATAACATATTCTTTGATTACAACAAGGCTAGTCTTCGTCCGGAGTCTTATCCTGAGTTAGACAAAGTGGTAGAGTTTTTAAATGAAAACCCTAAGCTGGAAGTAGAAATCGCTGGCCATACAGATGATCGTGGTTCAGATGACTACAATCTAACTTTGTCGCAGGGTAGGGCAGAATCTGTAGTAAAGTATTTAGTAGATAACTGGATTGAGCAGGAGCGGGTAAAAGCTCAAGGCTATGGTGAAAGCAAGCCCGAAGTGCCTAACGATTCTGATGAAAACCGCCAGGTTAACCGAAGAGTAGAGTTTACAATTCTGAAAAAATAG
- a CDS encoding phosphotriesterase family protein translates to MTYSRRRFLARCGGMLSTLPLLSITPQFKQTSEVITVGGSISSSKMGFSLIHEHVLVDFVGAAEISKERWNKGKVVRKVLPYLQEIKALGCHTLVECTPAYLGRDVDILAELSNKSGLHIITNTGYYGARQNKFLPAHAFTETSKQLAKRWVSEFEQGIDGTAFRPGFIKTSVDPGPLSDIHKKLISAAALTHKATGMSIASHTGPAEAAFEQLEVLQKLGVAPAAFIWVHAQNEKDNNLHVKAAQMGAWVSLDGVSKDNINEYLKILILFKSNKLLNHVLLSHDAGWYRPEEVEGGSFRPYTDIFIHLIPLLKEHKFTESDIEQVMIINPKDAFAIKKRLV, encoded by the coding sequence ATGACCTACTCTCGCAGAAGATTTTTAGCGCGATGCGGAGGTATGCTTAGCACACTTCCACTACTCTCTATAACTCCACAATTTAAGCAAACGTCTGAAGTCATTACGGTAGGTGGTAGTATATCATCTTCCAAGATGGGTTTCAGTCTTATCCACGAACATGTACTGGTAGATTTTGTGGGTGCGGCAGAGATAAGCAAAGAGCGCTGGAACAAAGGGAAGGTAGTCAGAAAAGTTTTACCCTACCTTCAGGAAATTAAAGCATTAGGATGCCATACCCTGGTAGAGTGCACACCTGCCTACCTGGGTAGAGATGTTGATATTTTAGCGGAACTTTCCAATAAAAGTGGTCTTCACATTATTACAAATACCGGATACTATGGAGCACGCCAGAATAAGTTTTTGCCAGCGCATGCTTTTACCGAAACATCAAAACAGCTCGCTAAAAGGTGGGTCAGCGAATTTGAGCAGGGCATTGATGGTACGGCTTTCAGACCCGGATTTATTAAAACCAGTGTAGACCCTGGCCCGCTTAGTGATATTCATAAAAAATTAATCAGCGCCGCTGCATTGACTCATAAAGCTACGGGGATGAGCATTGCTTCACATACAGGGCCGGCAGAAGCAGCTTTTGAACAATTAGAAGTTTTGCAAAAATTGGGAGTAGCACCTGCTGCTTTCATCTGGGTACACGCCCAAAATGAAAAAGATAACAACCTACATGTTAAAGCTGCACAAATGGGCGCCTGGGTCAGCCTGGATGGTGTTAGCAAAGATAATATTAATGAGTATCTCAAAATTTTAATACTATTTAAAAGTAACAAGCTTTTAAACCATGTACTACTTTCTCATGATGCAGGATGGTATCGTCCGGAGGAGGTAGAAGGTGGTAGCTTCAGACCATATACTGATATATTTATCCATCTAATACCTCTCCTAAAAGAACACAAATTTACTGAGTCAGATATTGAGCAAGTGATGATTATAAACCCAAAAGATGCATTTGCGATTAAGAAAAGGTTAGTTTGA
- the lpdA gene encoding dihydrolipoyl dehydrogenase, translating into MAKKEYEVLVIGGGPSGYAAAFMAADLGMKTALIDPEENPGGVCLYRGCIPSKALLHIVKLKQEALEASEFGLSFSEPDIDVKKVREWKNSVVQKLVGGLGQLSSKRKVEHIRGMATFKDANTVEVTYDGQSKEVSFKHAILASGSEPVSLPDVEFSDNIMSSATALELKDIPKSLLVVGAGYIGLEIGSVYAGMGSKVTVVEMTDKLMPGADRDLVDVFAKRNKDLFEDIMLETKVAEISGKKKLKVKLEGKHEGEYKFDKVLIAIGRKPRTSNLGLENTSVEVDDKGFVQINEQRQTAEKSIFAIGDITGEPMLAHKASHEGKIAAEAIAGETSAYEPKAIPAVVYTDPEIAWCGITETEAKSRDIPINVVKFPWAASGRAATLGRSDGLTKLIFDPETERILGVGIAGKNAGDMIPEAVLAVEMAAVAKDFSLTMHPHPTLSETLMEAADVLYGQATHIYRPKRDKKKNS; encoded by the coding sequence ATGGCGAAAAAAGAATATGAAGTTCTTGTTATAGGTGGAGGCCCCAGTGGATATGCCGCAGCGTTTATGGCTGCTGATCTGGGCATGAAAACCGCACTGATTGACCCTGAAGAGAACCCTGGAGGTGTTTGCCTCTACCGAGGTTGTATTCCTTCCAAAGCTTTACTACACATCGTTAAATTGAAGCAGGAAGCACTGGAAGCTTCTGAATTTGGGCTTAGCTTTAGTGAACCCGATATTGATGTTAAAAAAGTACGCGAATGGAAGAATAGTGTAGTACAAAAACTGGTAGGTGGCCTCGGTCAGTTAAGTAGTAAGCGTAAAGTGGAGCATATAAGAGGTATGGCTACTTTTAAAGATGCCAATACTGTAGAAGTTACTTATGATGGCCAAAGTAAGGAAGTTTCTTTCAAGCATGCTATACTGGCTAGTGGTTCTGAGCCTGTATCATTACCTGATGTGGAATTTAGTGACAATATCATGAGCTCTGCTACAGCTTTAGAGCTTAAAGATATACCCAAAAGCTTACTGGTAGTAGGTGCCGGCTACATAGGGCTTGAAATTGGCTCTGTATACGCCGGTATGGGCAGTAAAGTAACGGTGGTAGAAATGACTGACAAACTGATGCCTGGTGCTGACCGGGACCTGGTAGATGTCTTTGCTAAACGTAACAAAGACTTGTTTGAAGACATTATGCTTGAAACCAAAGTAGCAGAGATTAGCGGGAAAAAGAAGCTAAAAGTGAAGCTGGAAGGCAAGCATGAAGGTGAATATAAGTTTGACAAAGTTCTTATTGCCATCGGACGCAAACCCAGAACTTCAAATTTGGGGCTGGAAAATACTTCTGTTGAAGTAGATGATAAAGGTTTTGTACAGATAAACGAACAACGACAAACCGCAGAAAAATCTATTTTTGCCATCGGTGATATTACTGGAGAACCTATGCTAGCCCATAAAGCCAGTCATGAAGGTAAAATCGCTGCTGAAGCTATTGCGGGAGAGACAAGTGCTTACGAGCCAAAAGCAATACCCGCTGTAGTATATACAGACCCGGAGATCGCCTGGTGCGGAATTACAGAAACTGAAGCTAAATCGCGGGATATACCAATAAATGTTGTTAAATTTCCTTGGGCAGCCTCTGGTAGAGCTGCTACGTTGGGTAGAAGTGACGGACTTACCAAGCTAATATTTGATCCGGAGACCGAAAGAATTTTAGGGGTAGGAATAGCTGGTAAAAATGCTGGTGATATGATACCTGAGGCGGTTTTAGCTGTAGAAATGGCAGCTGTAGCCAAAGACTTCTCATTGACTATGCACCCTCACCCTACTTTGTCAGAAACACTGATGGAAGCGGCTGATGTTTTATACGGTCAAGCCACCCATATTTACAGACCTAAAAGAGATAAGAAAAAGAACTCGTGA
- a CDS encoding fatty acid desaturase family protein, translating to MKFINKDKSVFFTTLRGRVNDYFAENDISRYGNREMVTKSVILIGIYLGAYLSVYFLSWPAYYFIPLALVMGVAKAGIGMTVMHDALHGSYSKNAFINKLMGNSIYLLGANASVWKIQHNLHHHTYTNIHGKDEDINTKVVIRLSKHAPQKAFHAYQHVYVWFLYGLMTLLMFSNDFYKLLGYHKAGELKSKHSIDREYLSLLGLKALYVFFMLILPALLTSLLWWQVLIGFLIMHLTAGFILSTIFQMAHIVEGTEQPLPNEDGNMENEWAIHQLMTTANFARNNRVLNWFIGGLNYQIEHHLFPNICHVHYRNISKIVEKTAAEFQLPYNVKPTFRNAILSHMKALKTLGSSPV from the coding sequence ATGAAATTTATCAACAAGGACAAGTCTGTATTTTTCACCACACTTAGAGGTAGAGTAAACGATTACTTTGCTGAAAATGATATCTCACGCTACGGAAACCGCGAAATGGTTACCAAATCAGTTATTCTCATTGGTATTTATTTAGGTGCTTATTTAAGTGTGTATTTCTTGTCCTGGCCTGCTTACTATTTTATTCCTCTGGCGCTGGTTATGGGAGTTGCAAAAGCGGGTATTGGTATGACTGTTATGCATGATGCGCTGCACGGTTCATACTCCAAAAATGCATTTATCAATAAGCTTATGGGAAATAGTATTTACCTGCTGGGAGCGAATGCTTCTGTCTGGAAAATACAACATAATTTGCATCATCATACCTATACTAACATCCACGGTAAAGATGAAGACATAAACACTAAAGTTGTAATCAGACTATCAAAACATGCTCCTCAAAAAGCTTTTCATGCCTATCAGCATGTATATGTATGGTTTCTGTATGGACTTATGACACTATTAATGTTTAGTAATGACTTTTATAAATTGCTGGGCTATCACAAGGCTGGCGAATTGAAAAGCAAGCACTCAATAGATAGGGAGTACCTTTCACTTTTAGGTCTGAAAGCTTTATATGTATTCTTTATGCTGATTTTGCCCGCTCTGCTTACTTCATTACTTTGGTGGCAGGTTCTTATCGGTTTCTTGATTATGCACCTGACTGCCGGCTTTATACTCTCCACTATTTTTCAGATGGCACATATAGTAGAAGGTACAGAGCAACCCTTACCCAACGAAGATGGCAATATGGAAAACGAATGGGCTATTCATCAGCTTATGACTACTGCAAATTTTGCCCGTAATAATCGTGTATTAAACTGGTTTATCGGCGGGCTGAACTATCAAATAGAACATCATCTCTTTCCTAACATTTGCCACGTACACTATCGTAATATTTCAAAGATAGTAGAAAAAACAGCTGCTGAGTTTCAACTGCCCTATAATGTGAAGCCTACCTTTAGAAACGCAATTCTTTCTCATATGAAGGCGCTCAAAACCCTGGGAAGCAGCCCTGTATAA